Genomic window (Daucus carota subsp. sativus chromosome 5, DH1 v3.0, whole genome shotgun sequence):
TACAAAAAAACGAAAAATCCTGCGAGCACATGCTTTAATTATCCAATATTACCAcaacacataaaaaaaaaaaatctagttATTGCATAACtataaaacaaatcataatAACCTCATGCAACTAAATAAAGTATATTCTCAactttttttacaaaataaaagttTTGAGTCAGTTTCAAACAACAATGTTACATCAACTTTAAgtagtatttaattttttaagaaCATGAATCTTCCTTCTCAAAAGGAGCAAGAGCAGCTCCGACAGAAACTACCCATTATGACCACCTGCAATGAAGATGATCTTCGAAATATTAGTCAGCAATAAAATGGAGCATACCAAAGTTGCAACTAGTGCACATTTTAAATGCCTTAAGGGGCAAACAGCGATATAGCAAGTTCAACAGAACTTAAATTTTTACAAGTCTGAAGAACTATAAAGATTCCTAAAAGGGAGAATTAAGGCAGTCTGAAGAGAATTGCAGGTTGATCTACTCGTAAACATTCTATTGTACAAGCACCAAGAGTCCAAGACTTGTCTAGATTGTTTATTTATAGACTAAAAACACAAACCTCTATAATAAGTGTAGATAGTTTATTTCCTCCTAACTCCTTACACAAGTTTTAAGATAAGGAAGTAAGAAGAAGGCCAATCAAGTAAAGAACACAACAGTACATTTCTTCAACATTTGTAGTGCCAAACATGATCCATTGGCCTTATAGAACGAAAAGAGTCTATTTCTGATCGTAGGAActacaaaaaaatattaccCATAATCCATGTTCATAAGAGGGACTTCAGAACCATTGGTACATGGTAATTTACTGTTAACTATCCATTGGCTACAACTCTCTAAACTTGATGCCAACTTATCCgagtaatataaaaaaaaacaacctAATTGTTGAAACTTAAGAGAAGAGAAATTGAAACTAAAAGGATAGCAGCTCTCATCGGTAACAAAATAAAAGATGTACCAAAACAACATTATCGAAAGATGTACCAAAAATGATATGATAACATATGTAAGCAAAAGAAAAGACCAAAACTGTATTCAATAAAAGCTAAGACACCACCATACAACATTCTCAATCCAAAAGACAAACAGAACACCGCAAGAAAACTGTAAAACTTACCAAGTTGCTTAAGGTCACGAAGCCTGCAGTCCAAACATGACATACAAATCCATTAACTTATATAAACAGGAATAAGCAGCATTCCAGAAACAAAACTTAGAATTGTGCATACATATTACTAGATGAATCAGCTCTAAGACTTAAGACAGGGGAGGGATAATTAATCACCAGCTGAAAACAGAAGAACACAGGGAAGCATTAACAACAACTTTGTCGATCTCTGCAAGTGAATCTGCAAAACCCAGAATTCCAGAAACACTACTATAAGAAATCAAAccacatatatttttaaaaaaacaaaccaaaTAAGGTATCCCAGATAAAGAAACCACAATACGAATTGGATGAAAAAGATCAAAACTTTGAATTCTGCTCAGTTGGGCATTAAATCAAACACGTTATTATTAAAACCTTTTGATGCATAATTGGCATAACTGTATTATGGCATAACTTTTTTTAGTGAGCAAAAATACACAAATGCATATAGTGAGAATTATGGAATAACAGAGGTAATCAAGTAACACAGAAGAGAATCCTTATGCAATCTTACAGTATCCGAGTGTAAGTCCACTTGTAATGCTCCAAAGCAATAAACATACAATTCGGTAGAACACAATTTAACGACCCTGGAGAAAGATAGATTTGGAAAAGAAAATTTGTTGACTCTATCTGATCACCAATCTGTCTTAAGACCTTCACTTGTTCCCTAGATTATATGCAAAAGCTATTTAGACATTACTGCGGTCCAGACATCCACAAATATATTAATCACGGTTTTTTAGTTTAGTAGACTTCTTGACAGAACACATAAAACCATCATGTGAGGTAGggcaaaaaagaaagaaaacgtAAGACTGGATTTGAACCCATGTCTGTGGACTGTGGGTCGCAACTTGcaagattttaaaaaagcaGAAATTAGACTAATTAAGCAAATTTATATTGTGCACATACTTTACATAGAAAATATAAACTTTTCATACTACTCCAAAGGTATCCTCATTACCCTACAGCAATGCCCCTGATTAGAACCATGAATATGAAGCAGGACCCAAGAACAAAACTGAAAAGCAGATGTATATCTTGATTGGCTTATTAAAATCCAAGGTCACTTAAATCAGAGAGCAAATAACTGTGTTCATTCATGGattaattcaaattatattataaaaattaaaagcgGCCTCAGTAACAATTGGAAGAACTTTCAGCCcaacataaaattataaacaaagagAGAACATATGACCTATTTTCTGAATACATAAGGGATCAAATGTCCAAAACAGGGCCCTGCTCCTGATTTTCGATATTCATATTTTGCTAAGGAATTCATGCAGTCCAAAATATATAGATAGTCAACTGACTTGCCGATAAACATATAAGCTATCCGACACAAGTAGTTTTATCTGTCATCTTCCAAACAAAGTAAATATGCTTGAACATTCTACAAACTATTTTACTTTCATACCCTTGCTTGCCAACAAACATACTGTATTCTTAACACAAGACACACCAATGTAAGCTAAAACATACATTAAAATTCTTAACATAAAGAACACAGCTAATTAAAACATTTCAATCGCACAACCTACTGTTTATAAAATATACCCATTTTTGAGAAAAACTAAACAACTTTTGTAATGCACTAAACACAACATTCAAACCCCATCGGTTACAGGCAACATTAACTAAATAATTTACTGTAAGGGAGAATCATATTTCTTCTAAATGAGGCAACCTGGTTAAACACTGGCCTGATACAACTTACAAGTGTAGAGGTACACAAGTAAATCTTGGTTTATACATGAAAGATGAAATAATTGATAAAGTATTAGTTAATAAACCCAAAAGAGTAACAACATTATAATTATCAAACTATCTAATGTACAGgaaagtaaaaaaaatggtTTAGCTGATAGCTTGGTATGCACCTGAATATTTATTGCTGCTTTAGTTTACCCATCAAATATAAGTAGTTCCTCTGAAAGTCTATAACTGCCCAAACCAAGTGCCAAAACTGAATCTCGGGCCAAAGCACTAAGGGAGAGTACAAAAGAGTAGATGAACTCTGCCACAAGAGAAAATTGCTTAACCGAGTCTCTCCCGAAGTACGAACTATGATGTCAGGATCAGGTGTAACATACATATGTTTCTCAATatcttttgaattaataaaacaCTCTTTATGTTCCTTGTCGTTACTGTTTGGTCCTAACAAGCCATATGGACCAGAACCAGTCGCTTCCAATGCACTTAATTCTTCCTTTTTTTCTTCACAGGATTCTTGAACGGAATGCAATATCTCATCGGTTGAAGTGTATGCGACACAAATTGTTAGAACTGCTTTAGAATTGTCAGCCGTAGCAACCATAGCCCTCTCAGCGGCCAACCTAACAGGTCTGCTCAGAAGTTGAAGATTTCCTACAAACCGAACCTTAACCCCATATTGGTTTACCAAGCTCTCTTGTTTAGTAAGCCCTTCAATTTTCTCCAGCATGAGATCCATAACCGACTGAACTTCTTCCGGCCTTCTATTAAAGTTATCGATGCTGAAGGCAAAGATAGTTACATACTTGACACGAAACTCATAACAATATCTGAGCATTGACATAAGAGCAGAGAAACCAACCCTATGGCCGGCTCCTTccatcaatttattttttttagaaaacctTCGATTCCCGTCCATAATGAACGCAATGTGACTCGGAATAGGACCTCTAGAAAGAACCATAAAGATGCATTTCCTCAAAAAAGCTACAAAATAAGTAAACCATGTTGTCTGACTACTACTACTACTCTGACTTTCCATCCTAATTAACTTGTACAAGCTCAAACACTCCTGTACATGAAACAATAAGAGCTTCAGGATAAAGAAATGCAAGAAAATAGCTGCGAGTGGTGATTTGAAAGCCAATTACTAATCAcaatttaaatacaaactacCCCTAATTCTCGATTATAATTTTAGATTAGTTTCTAGTATAGGCTTTCAAAGCCTGGCTTTGTTTATTTCAGTCATACCTCATTCTACATACTAGAGAATCAAACAACCCATTTGAATTTGATATTAAATTTGTTATAGTATCTTCTTTTTTTCAAGAGAATTGAATTCCACTCTTTaaagtaataaataaatatttattgattaattaatatatttctaaattataaaaaactgGCTATTAATTTACAGAGGTCTGTATATTTTACTAGCAAAACTATCTACACTTATTTGTGTGCTATTGGATATATTTTCATCACTCAATTAGAAAGAGGTAAGGATATTATTAGAGTCCTTTCCTTGGTTGACAATTAATCCTCATCACATCTCTAGAATTCCTGATTGTCATTTGTCATTTCATTCCGAAAAGTTTTCTATGGTTCAATATTTCTTCCGTGGTTGTTCCTACCCACAGACTAGtcgacaaaaataataatatattattataaccaTAACCATAACTATAACTACATGTGTGTATTATGTAATTAAGGTTTCTAACTTCATGTTTAAGTTCAAAAACATTAAAACTGCAGTAGTCACACACATGTAGTAGTAGGACATTCAAATTCTGTATCATATAACgctattatattttacaaaacatTGTAACAGAGTAACACAATTTATATAAAGTCATTCACATATAGACACTAGTACATCAAGAATCAATCAgtttatacatgcatatatacatAACCTATACGATTACAGATACCATATAGACGTATATATGATTATGCTAATATATAAATCAGATATGAAAAGAAAAGTTACAAAATCTTCCCGGTGAGTATTTTGGAGTCGTGATGTTTAATCCATGTGGAGAAGTGAATGTTGTGGATTGATGTGGGCTATCAAGAGTTTACTGTACATTTTTTATAATCTATTCAACATAGGCTTTCGACCAGGATTTTTATACCAATATTTGACCTGAACACCAGTATGTGATCCGAACCGACTATGTAGTTCGACTAGTCGACTGGGCAGCGGACTAAGTGACACTGCTCAGTCAACTGCGTGCCTGACAAATACCTAGTAGACAACTTGAGTCAACCTGCAAGTACTGTCGTGACTAGTCGAGCGACATGAAAACTTTGATTTCTTGCCTACATACTTTTGCCTATTTTATTCGTCCACTATTTCTTATTCACAAATTTCATCAACTTTCTCAACAGactattatttttttccaatttaTGGTTCTTACAAATCTTATAaaaacacttttccatttcCATGAGAGTTTACCATTGATGTTAATTAGCTTCACGTTAACTATTATAAGATAACACAAAGAACTATCAACCTAAGTCCCACCTCCCAAATTTTAAATGTCTTTCATAAATCCATAATTCTGAGCAGCCTGATCAACTGACAGAGTATTTTAAAGCGGAAGAAATATATTGCAAATACGCCGTATGAATAACCTAGAACAATACGGTTAATGATTAGCATACTATTTAATTGTATTACCGTGACATATGCTAGCTGGTGAGGGAACATATAACCAGTATCACAAAAATTCGTAACAGTAATATGTAGAAAACCAACCACCTTGCAGAtacaattattcaaaaaaaatatcaacatATTTTACAGTTATAATTATAAGGGTGGTCAATTAATTAGTCACTTGAATATGGTTTTTTAAGATCTAGGTCGCTTAATAATATATCCAACATTCAGGTCATTTATGTTGTAAGATACTTAATCGAAGTCCTTCTATTAATCAAAATGAAAAAAGATGTCGAGGGGCATCTTATTTGAAAGAAACAAGATTATAATCATGgcataaaataattacaaaaaattatttacgccccgccccgccccgccccgccccgccccgctcTCTCCTTTACCCCTTCCTCATCTATCTCTTTCTATATAAATAGATAACAACTTATAAGAATCttaatttcttcatttttttatagtttGCTTTTACAGATAGACCAAATCATATCCCACTCATCTTCGAATATTGTTTTGACACTCGGATTCCCCCGACTCTGTGGGAAGATAAAACATTTATCCAACCCACAACAAATTAATCATCAtcattatataatcaattataaaGATTCAATAAGATTGGATCTTTACAAATAAATTAGAGGTCCGTCCCTTCCGGTTTATAATATTCACGATTAATATTTCTTTGAGCTATAAAGTAACTTTACGCTGGAAAAACTCAAACATGTTTGTTTGTTTAGGTGACTTAAAGTTAAAAGCTAACTCatgattttgaattaaatttatctaatccATCACTTAGTTTTTGCGTTTGTAATTTGAgttgatacaaaattaatatcTATCCTAGCCTAGGTGGATGCATTTGCCTGAGTATTTAGATTTCTAGTAGCGCCCCAAAACAAACATTTAACATACAATCTTACGCATATAGACATATACACATCATAGAATTTGACTAAATTGATATTGATACCGTTAACAAAGGAAGAGAGACGGGAATTTTAAACAAGTATAATTGATATtggagagagagatgggggagggagagagatataGTTAGAGAGAGAGACCTGTAAGTAACGTCTCTGTGAGAAGAAGCGAAGCTATGAGTGTGTTGATAGTCGTTCCTTTCCATGGCAACGGAGATTTGGATCGGAAGAAGTTGGGTAGTGATCACCTCCTGGTTCGTGAGACAAGGGGACAAACATATTCATACAAATCTACTCTACATAAAGTCGCCTGCTACTGCTGGTGCTTTTTTTGCAGGTCGTAaatgagtcgagccgagccgagccgaatcAGGTCGTATATGATTTGTTAAGAGAATAGTTAACTCAGCTCGAGCttggatcgagccaaaaatattgtttgacgATCGACTCATTAATGAATAATTTTGTTCACGAACGGCTCGCGAatcgctcacgaacatgtctcacgagcttTTGTTCACGAACCGCTCCTTAACTTACggtcacgaacatgtctcacgaatttttgctcaccaaccactcattaattttgttcatgagcttgtttaataaattttcttaacgagctagcttatgctcataaatttatttacgaacttgtttgttatttaatttaattaaaaaataaattaaaattctaacaatatctTAATCTATACtctaaggaatcataaattcataataaatcatcCATTAATAAAAACTCCCACAtccttaatccaaaataaacaaaaaaaaaacacaaagttcgacataaataaattaaaacagaacataattgtttgataaatattggattaattatcaaactcatcactgaagtggacaaatggtatcaacttcatcactgatctccacggggtctcaaattactcactaaactcgcttaatggtatcaaactcatcactgccgttaaaaaaagtaacggaggttagacggagtgacagattggcggttgacgtggcacgttaataaaaaagactgaagaaaaacaaatgaaagaaaataaaaaaaagtagaaaatagaaatgccacataatttaaagtctatatatatgaaaataaagtatgcaaactttttaataaattgattttaggatacaattatctaaataaacgtatcgaactaaattttaatatataattaactaaagaattaagattaacttttatgttttttattagattataattatttttgaataatattgaaatgttttctcttttaataaattttaattatttttttgccaaaattcacataattaaaatttattaaaggagaaaacatttcaatattatttaattataatctaataaaaaacataaaagttaatcttaattgtttagttaattatatattaaaagttaGTTCGATacgtttatttagataattatatcctaaaattaatttaataaaaattttgcatactttatttccatataaacttcaaattatgtgacatttctattttctacttttttttattttctttcgttTGTTTTTCTTcggtcttttttattaatgtacCACGTCAACCGCCAATCTGTCTCTCCGGCTAACAtccgttattttttttaacggcagtgatgagtttgataccattaagcgagtttagtgagcaacttgagaccccgtggagatcagtgatgaagttgataccatttaTCCACTTcaatgatgagtttgataattaacccgataAATATTAGCTGAAAATCCAGCCAAgttcacgaaccatgttcacgGGCCGAGTTTACAAACTACGGtcacgagccaagttcacgaactcataattTGAACTTGTTCAcgaactatcgagtcgaactctactgtgctcaagttcagctcgtttataaaGCGAAGCTTAAAATTGtgctcaagatcgactcgtttatgattcgagccgagctcgaacCAAGCTTTTTTCGAACCGAACATCAAGTggttatcgagcgtatcaactcatttacagccctaCTCGAGCTTGAGCTTGGATCGAGCCAAAATTTTGTTTGACGATCGACTCATTAATGAATAACTTTGTTCGCgaaccgctcacgaacatgtctcacgagcttTTGTTCACGAACCGCTCCTTAAAttacgctcacgaacatgtctcacgaatttttgctcaccaaccgctcattaattttgttcacgagcttgtttaataaattttccaACGTGCTagcttatgctcataaatttatttacgaacttgtttgttatttaatttaattaaaaaataaattaaaattctaacactGTTTTAATTTATGCTCTGAGGAATCATAAATTCATTAATAACTACGCTCAAGAGCCATGTTCACGAGCCAAGTTTACGAGCTGAgttcacgaaccatgttcacgagctagttcacgagccaagttcacgaactcataattcgaacttgttcACAAACTATCGAGTTGAACTctactgtgctcaagttcagctcgtttataaaacgaaccttaaaattgtgctcaagatcgactcgtttatgaaCCGAACCAAGCTCGAACTGAGTttttttcgaaccgaacaccgagcggttatcgagcgtatcaactcatttacagcTCTACTTGTTTGTAGAAATACGGATATGTGTATCATTTTAAAAGCCATCAAAACAAAATACAATTGCTGGGTTTTTTTTAttacttattattatattattgttatttatacGAACACTAAAATAAACACAGACCGACGTCATTCTAGTATTCTACACTTCAGTTTCTTAAACTTTTTGCCATGCGCGATGTTACTGGTGATTTATaacatttgtaattttattgtctatattttaaatttaaaatagtttGATAACCATTCCCCACTTTTATCTTGATCTTATTTTGACTACTCtttaataatcaataatttttttaaacataaataatttcttGTTTCATAAATACTGAGTTACTCCCTAGTCCCTCCGAAAATATAAACCCTGCTCCAACATGTCATTGATGTCATTTTTATTCCTTGTTTACCTAGCAAAACACTTCTCTTGACTCTGTTTTTCAAAGAGGTCAAGGATTATCATCCAAAGCAGATAACCTAAAACATTACTTGACTTGAACAAGCGGCAAAAGAATTATTGCTGGGGTGGTGAACTTAGCTGATACACCTCCTAATAATACAAGTATCTATGTTACACATTGTGCTGCCAACTCAAATAAAGAACATCCTCACTATATAAAGAACACCTGATGCCTTTCTGCTTTACCTATTATATCGTAAATAGTGGCCTGACATGACTCTGTGTTGCATACTCTTAACATCGTCTCCAGACCTTTCTTCTTATAGTATATTTCCGTATTTTGTTCCATTTCATCGCACTTCAGATTCTCGTCCTCAAGGTCCTTCTCCACTCCTCTCTTTATGATGTCGAGCCCATAGTGATgtaacagtttaatcactttcAGGACTTGAAACCGGAGAGTTGGCTTTTGTTGCCCAATCAGATCTTCTTTTTCAATCACTTCTAACAATTCATCGAACAATGTTGACATTTTCATTGCGTCCTTATAGTTGTTCCATTGTTGATAGGCATCTTCTGGCTCCGTTGTTATTCTTTTTTGATTTATGTCGTCAATCAATTGACGATCATCATATTCTGCTGGCTTGAAAGAGACGGTTGATTTTATACTATCTCGAGTATGCTCAATATGAATTCCAGCCTCGTTTGATTGATCCTGTGCAGATTCTTGTCGATACTCTTCTTTTTTAGTTTGCACCACTTGAGAGACCTTATTAGATCTTGGACAGTCTCGTATATACTCGATTCCTTGCAgattttcatcttcatcttcattcaCTCTGACCAGTTGATTGTGCTTACTAGATCTTTGAGAGCCTCGAATATCCCCTATCCCTTGCTCAGATTCATCTTCCTCCCTTTGCACCCCTTGAGAGTGCTTACTAGAGATTTGAGAATATTGAACATGCTCGATCCCTTGCGGATTCTCATAATGCAATACAGATCTCGGACTATATGGAATAGGCTCCACATTTGGTTGCGAGTGCTTAGTAGATCTTTCACTCTCTCGGACATGCTCGATATCCTGAGGACTTTCATCTGCATTATTGGTTTGAGAGTGCTTAGTAGAAATGAGATAAGGTCGGATATGCTCGATCCCTTGCTTATCTCCATCATCTTCGTATACTTGCTCAGAACGCATACCGTATCTCATCCTGGTCTGGATGTTTTTGGTTCCTAACTTATACTTGTATCTTTCCAAACGCTTGGATTGCTTGTGCAAATAATCAGAACCTGTTTCTGGAGATGTGTAGTAATAGTCTCTGGACATATCCCTCGGGGGAGTATTGGATAGAATTGAGCGCACCAGCTGAGACCATGCCTCACTAGCAATTGCTCCGTCCAAAACCATCTGCAACAACAagatttttgacaaatatgacttataGTCTTACAAATGAATATCAGTTCTAAGAATTTCTCGGATGAGCCAGGGTCGAATCCAGGACCTGAGACGACAGAGAATAAACTCTTCACCGCTTGagttatccaaccgtgctcttTGCAACAACAAGATTAATTGAGTGATTGTAGTGGAAGGTTGGAGTTGAACTAAACCCCTTAAATAGATGTCATGGCTATTTGACTTTCACAAGAGTTTTAAGCATATGTTGTTAAtcatgtataaaatattaacCTCAGCTCATTCATCGGggtttttgtaaaaaaatttctaGTTGGATATGTagaaaattagttaatttacaACCCTGTTGCAACTGATCCGCGTAGTATCCCCTCAAGTGGACAACAAGGGCGGCCAGAAACAATGTTCCTAGAAGGAGACTAATCTAATTATATTGCAGCTTCCAGAAATTTGAGTTTCAATTTGCTTAAAAACAATTACTTAGCAATTCTAATTCAGACAGTTGACATATATTTTAACTTGAGGTCTTTAGAAAATCCACAAGTATGAGCCAAGCCAACATATATTTCAGGTATTTGATGAGAAAAGTTGATACAATATTCTAGTGATGCTTTTAACTTTttcgaatcttaattttaagatttttactttatattttgtaattaaattcTTATACACACTCTCTATtgttctctattttatattgtgCTTTAGTGATGAAGGAgagaatttttaataataaaatattaaacatttaGTGAGAACAAGGCACATTGTTGAAGTTAAAGTTAGTTAAATAAGACTTGAATTAAtagaacataatttttatattatatttacaacTCCAACTAGGACAGGGTTGAACTTGTTCTAAGAGCTCATTTGGTTCGTGAAGTGTTACGGGGTTGGAACGAGAAATCGAGTTAACATGAGATATTGGTTTACGGTATCATGTCGGATTTTATGTGTTTAATTGggtgctggaatcaatatattcaaCTCTAAAAGaattaagttattaatatatattaattaaaattattaataaaattattattacatattttgcatcattgataattcttgtattaaatattattatttaattatttaaatagagATAAAAAAATATCCACCAACCTTCTTGCCTATTGAAAACTCATATTTTGGGTGATTTGGGGTatgagttttatattttaattttcataatcaAACAtcatatatgaatttatttaatttttacaacCAAACGTCAAATATGGATTTGAAATCAATAAAACGCATATGTGATTCGATCCTGAGTAACCAAACGACCCACAGGTGGAGGTGGATTAATGTGTGtcattaactttttatttggtttacggtttcggttcgactaatttaaaaaaccgtgttttgtgggttggtttcggttttatattaaaccaacccgTTAAAAAATCGAAccgcatatttttatatatatatatatatatatatatatatataatattaattttatataaatatattaatgtttttagtttatacttGCTGGGTTGTTTAGTTACTTACCTTATCAATACCTAACTACAAGTCATATCAATTCAGTAATTCACGACTTCGATTCAactttatgcattttattagactaaaatttgtattttaatttaactatgtgAAATTATGTAAATGTTGACAAAAATGATCCTCTATTTTCTAGTATTATTCATAAATCCTCATATTTGATTATAAGACTTAGTCATAAACCGATCAATCCGCATAACCGAACCATTAAAAACCACACCGCTTGGTCCGGGTTAATTGGTTTGCGAGCCGCGGGTTGGTTTGAGATTTTG
Coding sequences:
- the LOC108219788 gene encoding dehydrodolichyl diphosphate synthase CPT3; translation: MESQSSSSSQTTWFTYFVAFLRKCIFMVLSRGPIPSHIAFIMDGNRRFSKKNKLMEGAGHRVGFSALMSMLRYCYEFRVKYVTIFAFSIDNFNRRPEEVQSVMDLMLEKIEGLTKQESLVNQYGVKVRFVGNLQLLSRPVRLAAERAMVATADNSKAVLTICVAYTSTDEILHSVQESCEEKKEELSALEATGSGPYGLLGPNSNDKEHKECFINSKDIEKHMYVTPDPDIIVRTSGETRLSNFLLWQSSSTLLYSPLVLWPEIQFWHLVWAVIDFQRNYLYLMGKLKQQ